The following proteins are co-located in the Nonlabens ponticola genome:
- a CDS encoding WD40/YVTN/BNR-like repeat-containing protein yields the protein MKKSLLLIVFLSSVMSFAQTDAQQVLQGIAQMEDMAANSPYKNLSFKNIGPTIMSGRVVDVDVNPQNPTEMLVAYASGGLWHTKNNGTSFEPIMDNAGTINLGDIAVDWNDRVIWAGTGENNSSRSSYAGIGLLKSTDWGKTWSEPMLPASHHIGRILIDPNNADHVVVAVTGPLYTNSDHRGIFTTIDGGTSWNKTLYATDMAGFIDLAAAPEDFNTLFAASWEKDRKAWNFDGDGEASAIYKSTDGGQNWTKITTEASGFPTGSGVGRIGLAVYDANTIYAIHDSQFRREKEDGGNSAFAKAESDSDLSKDDFKSMSRNEFMALENDKLNKFLKQNGFQEKYRAENVKNMVSNGAAQPADLALYLEDANSQLFDTPVKGAELYLSKDGGKTWTKTHEGQIDDVFYSYGYYFAQVRVDPSDVNKVYVMGVPIIKSDDGGKNWTSISRENVHADHHALWINPKMSGHLINGNDGGLNISYDDGETWIKNNSPAVGQFYAINYDMEEPYNVYGGLQDNGVWVAAHNARENRAWHQQGQYPWESIMGGDGMQVQIDNRDSDVVYTGFQFGNYYRINRETGDRTYIQPKHELGESPYRFNWQTPILLSSHNQDILYLGGNKLHRSMNQGNDWTAISPDLTQGGKKGNVAYGTLTSISESPFQFGMIITGSDDGLVQLTKDGGATWSQLNGGWPADLWVSRVVASQHDQNTLYVTLNGYRNDDFTPYVYMSKDAGKTWQNIGSSLPVSPVNVIIEHPTDKDMVFVGTDNAVYVATQPGAWSLLNADMPPVAVHDLKIQPKANDLLVGTHGRSIYLANLDAMGLPKAASSENAVGYYSQKLKLAPVEGFRASNRYGSKGFMWSDGPEPSVDISYFSPTAGKTMLTITNEDGKVVNEMELESDNGLNFYTYNGTVSEKGRKKYKKDMQPKVADNGRYYLPKGKYTLTLKNSAGSASEKFEVE from the coding sequence ATGAAAAAATCACTACTTCTTATTGTATTCCTAAGCAGCGTCATGAGCTTTGCTCAAACAGACGCCCAACAAGTGCTGCAAGGCATCGCGCAGATGGAAGACATGGCGGCCAACTCGCCTTATAAAAATTTAAGCTTCAAAAACATAGGCCCGACCATCATGTCTGGTCGTGTGGTTGATGTAGATGTCAATCCGCAAAATCCTACTGAAATGCTCGTGGCATATGCCAGCGGTGGTTTATGGCATACCAAAAATAACGGTACCAGCTTTGAACCTATCATGGACAATGCAGGCACCATCAATCTAGGCGATATCGCCGTAGATTGGAACGATCGTGTGATCTGGGCAGGAACTGGCGAGAACAATTCCAGCCGCAGCAGCTATGCTGGCATCGGCCTGTTGAAATCTACCGATTGGGGTAAAACCTGGAGCGAGCCCATGCTGCCAGCATCGCATCACATAGGTCGCATTTTGATTGATCCCAACAACGCAGACCATGTAGTGGTAGCCGTGACAGGTCCTTTGTATACAAATAGTGATCATCGTGGCATATTTACGACCATAGATGGTGGTACATCGTGGAACAAAACTTTATACGCGACTGATATGGCTGGGTTTATCGATCTAGCTGCAGCACCAGAGGATTTCAATACGCTTTTTGCTGCTAGTTGGGAAAAGGACCGCAAGGCATGGAATTTTGACGGCGATGGCGAGGCAAGTGCCATTTATAAAAGCACCGATGGCGGCCAAAACTGGACTAAGATCACAACAGAAGCCAGCGGTTTCCCGACAGGTAGTGGTGTTGGTCGCATAGGTCTAGCGGTTTATGATGCCAATACGATTTATGCCATTCATGACTCGCAATTCCGTAGGGAGAAGGAAGATGGTGGTAATTCTGCTTTCGCGAAAGCGGAATCCGACTCAGACCTATCAAAAGACGACTTTAAATCCATGTCTCGCAACGAGTTTATGGCACTGGAAAACGACAAGCTGAACAAGTTCTTGAAGCAAAACGGTTTCCAAGAAAAATACCGTGCAGAGAATGTCAAAAACATGGTAAGTAATGGCGCAGCACAACCAGCTGATCTGGCGTTATACCTAGAAGATGCCAACTCGCAATTGTTTGACACACCAGTTAAGGGTGCCGAATTATACCTATCAAAAGATGGCGGTAAAACCTGGACCAAAACACATGAAGGTCAAATAGACGATGTGTTTTATAGCTATGGATATTATTTCGCTCAAGTGCGCGTAGATCCTAGCGATGTCAATAAAGTTTATGTGATGGGCGTGCCTATCATCAAGTCTGACGATGGTGGTAAAAATTGGACCAGTATTTCTAGAGAAAACGTGCATGCAGATCATCACGCGTTGTGGATCAATCCAAAGATGAGCGGTCATTTGATCAATGGTAATGACGGTGGTTTGAACATCTCTTATGACGATGGCGAGACCTGGATCAAGAACAACTCACCTGCGGTAGGTCAGTTTTATGCCATTAATTATGATATGGAAGAACCGTATAACGTTTACGGTGGTTTGCAAGACAATGGCGTTTGGGTAGCGGCGCATAACGCTCGAGAAAATCGTGCGTGGCACCAGCAAGGTCAATATCCATGGGAATCCATTATGGGTGGTGATGGAATGCAAGTGCAAATTGACAATCGTGATAGTGATGTGGTTTATACAGGATTCCAATTCGGTAACTACTACCGCATCAATCGGGAAACGGGCGATAGAACATACATCCAGCCAAAACATGAGTTAGGCGAGTCGCCTTATCGATTCAACTGGCAAACGCCTATTTTGTTGAGCAGTCACAATCAGGACATTCTTTATCTAGGCGGTAACAAACTGCATAGATCCATGAATCAAGGAAACGATTGGACAGCCATCTCGCCAGACTTGACGCAAGGCGGCAAAAAAGGAAACGTGGCTTACGGTACGTTGACCTCTATCAGCGAGTCGCCGTTTCAATTTGGAATGATCATCACAGGATCTGATGATGGATTGGTACAATTGACCAAAGATGGTGGCGCAACCTGGTCGCAGCTGAATGGCGGCTGGCCAGCAGATCTTTGGGTAAGCCGTGTGGTAGCATCACAACACGACCAAAACACACTTTACGTAACACTTAATGGTTACCGCAATGACGACTTTACACCTTATGTATATATGAGTAAAGATGCTGGTAAGACTTGGCAAAATATAGGCAGCTCATTGCCTGTATCGCCTGTCAATGTAATTATCGAGCATCCTACAGATAAAGACATGGTTTTTGTTGGTACTGACAATGCCGTTTATGTAGCAACGCAACCAGGCGCCTGGAGCTTGCTGAATGCCGACATGCCACCAGTGGCAGTGCATGATTTGAAAATACAGCCAAAAGCTAATGATCTATTAGTGGGAACACATGGTCGTTCAATTTATCTAGCCAATCTAGATGCTATGGGCTTACCAAAAGCCGCTTCTAGCGAAAACGCGGTGGGTTACTACAGCCAGAAATTGAAGTTGGCGCCTGTTGAAGGGTTTAGAGCATCAAATCGTTATGGAAGCAAAGGCTTCATGTGGAGTGATGGCCCAGAACCTAGTGTGGACATCAGCTACTTCTCGCCTACTGCTGGTAAAACAATGCTGACGATCACCAACGAGGACGGCAAAGTGGTCAATGAAATGGAACTGGAATCTGACAACGGATTGAACTTTTATACCTACAACGGCACAGTATCAGAAAAAGGCAGAAAGAAGTACAAAAAAGACATGCAACCTAAAGTCGCTGACAATGGTCGTTATTACCTGCCAAAAGGCAAATACACATTGACTCTTAAGAACAGCGCTGGTAGTGCTAGTGAGAAGTTTGAGGTGGAGTGA
- a CDS encoding succinate dehydrogenase cytochrome b subunit — protein MSALVKSSLARKWVMALSGLFLVVFLTQHFTINITSVIAPDTFNEWSHFMGYNPLVQFVLQPILIGGLIVHFVMGIVLEYQNNKARPIKYKNFNGNANSAWVSRNMIITGLVVLAFLGLHMYDFWAHEMTYKYVAFLEEDSTRYYGETVAKFQPFWRVVIYVISFILLAMHLWHGFNSSFQSMGVKSVKKGDTLRKVTYAWAVLIPAGFIFIAIYHHLNPVTA, from the coding sequence ATGAGCGCATTAGTGAAATCTTCTCTTGCACGCAAATGGGTAATGGCCCTTTCTGGTTTGTTTCTTGTGGTCTTCTTGACGCAGCACTTTACCATCAACATTACTTCTGTAATTGCACCAGACACTTTTAATGAGTGGTCGCATTTCATGGGTTACAATCCGCTGGTACAATTTGTACTGCAACCTATCCTTATAGGTGGACTTATCGTTCACTTTGTAATGGGTATCGTGCTGGAATATCAAAATAACAAGGCACGCCCGATTAAATACAAGAACTTTAACGGTAACGCAAATAGTGCATGGGTTTCTAGAAATATGATTATCACAGGTCTTGTGGTACTGGCTTTTTTAGGGTTGCACATGTATGATTTCTGGGCACATGAGATGACTTACAAGTATGTCGCTTTTCTAGAAGAGGACAGCACGAGATATTACGGTGAGACCGTGGCAAAATTCCAACCGTTCTGGCGTGTGGTGATTTATGTGATCTCGTTCATCTTGCTTGCGATGCACTTATGGCATGGGTTTAACAGCTCTTTCCAGTCCATGGGTGTAAAGAGTGTCAAAAAAGGCGACACATTAAGAAAGGTAACTTATGCATGGGCCGTATTGATCCCAGCTGGTTTTATCTTCATCGCCATCTATCATCATCTTAATCCTGTAACAGCATAA
- a CDS encoding ATP-binding protein, with amino-acid sequence MPKIIDVGVEQDHIESLTKASGITAISELIWNSLDADATKVKIEYIKNKLGGFEELVVEDNGLGIEYSKAQDVFGRLGGSEKKIQTSSPNGRQYHGKEGKGRYKSLALGDLVKFTSVYKNGESLKEFTVTFDRNNLSHSNFSDLKTLPKGSVETGFKVEIKNINQENVIQAVDPKFRREIEQKFTSYWINYNDFEIYFNGNKLEFESLIKNTEEKEFFVQNGELSYRFSIKVIEWSFDIRKRTYLCNTKGIPFKELNLGIRSTIPISIFIQSVYIEKLHRENLIDLENFDDILQGAYVEAKKFAREYVRNRLHLYSGEFIKELKTKGLYPYKENADSIIEESKRQVFDIVALQVNEYLPEFESQNDKSKKFTLSLIKEALEKDSHSLQKILTEVIELPDEKREELVEILEETSLSSVIDTMTEIKNRLRFINGLEELIYNKDLNKNILERKHLHKILVNETWLFGDEYTYGVDDVTLKNVLKAYLKSLGRSDFEETISNDSNNDLQIIPDVCLWRQFPQGSPGHKTNLIIELKKPTKDAGVEELMQIKLYAARISNDKRFPKEKTKWKFLLITKDIKPDIEPELEQTGRKYGHVVSTDLYDVFVLTWGHILTEAKTRYEYVKDKLNLNLMDNQHNLDYLKSRYNEYLPNELN; translated from the coding sequence ATGCCAAAAATTATTGATGTTGGAGTTGAGCAAGATCATATTGAATCCTTGACTAAGGCGAGCGGAATTACGGCTATTTCAGAGCTAATATGGAATTCTCTCGATGCAGACGCCACTAAGGTAAAAATAGAATACATTAAAAATAAACTAGGAGGCTTTGAAGAACTGGTAGTTGAGGACAATGGATTGGGAATTGAATATTCAAAAGCGCAGGATGTCTTTGGTCGATTAGGAGGTTCAGAAAAGAAGATTCAAACGAGTAGCCCAAATGGACGCCAGTATCATGGTAAAGAAGGAAAAGGCAGATACAAATCACTGGCATTAGGTGATTTAGTAAAATTCACAAGCGTTTATAAAAATGGTGAGTCTCTAAAAGAGTTTACTGTAACATTTGACAGAAATAATTTATCACACTCGAACTTCAGCGATTTGAAAACGCTTCCGAAAGGTAGTGTGGAAACAGGTTTCAAAGTTGAAATAAAAAACATTAACCAAGAAAACGTAATTCAAGCAGTAGATCCGAAGTTCAGGAGAGAAATAGAACAGAAATTCACATCATATTGGATAAACTATAATGATTTTGAAATTTATTTCAACGGTAATAAATTAGAATTTGAGTCTTTAATCAAAAACACAGAGGAAAAAGAATTCTTCGTTCAAAATGGTGAATTATCATACAGATTCTCCATAAAAGTAATCGAATGGAGCTTTGACATAAGGAAGAGAACTTATTTATGCAATACCAAAGGTATTCCATTTAAAGAATTGAACCTTGGTATTCGTTCGACTATTCCTATTTCGATTTTCATTCAGTCAGTTTATATTGAAAAATTACATAGAGAAAACCTCATAGATTTAGAAAACTTTGATGACATACTCCAAGGAGCTTATGTAGAAGCAAAGAAATTCGCTAGAGAATATGTCAGAAATAGACTTCATTTATATTCCGGAGAATTTATTAAGGAACTGAAAACGAAGGGGCTTTATCCATATAAGGAGAATGCAGATTCTATAATTGAAGAAAGTAAAAGACAGGTTTTTGATATAGTTGCGCTTCAGGTAAATGAATATCTACCCGAATTTGAAAGTCAAAATGATAAGAGCAAAAAATTTACCCTTTCTCTAATTAAGGAAGCTTTGGAAAAAGATTCTCATTCATTACAAAAGATTTTGACTGAGGTTATTGAATTACCAGATGAAAAAAGAGAAGAATTAGTCGAAATTCTAGAAGAAACATCTTTGTCAAGTGTAATTGATACAATGACAGAAATTAAAAATAGATTGAGATTTATCAATGGTCTTGAGGAACTAATTTATAATAAAGACCTAAACAAGAATATTTTAGAGCGAAAGCATCTTCATAAAATTTTGGTGAACGAAACATGGCTATTCGGCGATGAATATACATATGGCGTTGATGACGTTACGCTTAAGAATGTTTTAAAAGCATACTTGAAAAGTTTAGGTAGATCTGATTTTGAAGAGACTATAAGTAATGACTCGAATAATGATCTGCAAATCATACCTGACGTATGCTTATGGAGGCAATTCCCACAAGGTTCGCCTGGTCATAAAACAAATTTGATTATTGAATTGAAAAAGCCAACAAAAGATGCTGGTGTTGAAGAACTGATGCAGATAAAGCTTTATGCCGCTAGAATATCCAACGATAAGAGATTTCCTAAAGAAAAAACCAAATGGAAATTTCTTTTGATTACTAAAGACATTAAGCCAGACATTGAACCTGAATTAGAACAAACTGGGAGGAAATATGGTCATGTTGTTTCAACGGATTTATATGACGTATTCGTTTTAACATGGGGACATATCTTGACCGAGGCAAAAACAAGATATGAATATGTAAAAGATAAATTGAATTTGAACTTAATGGATAACCAACATAATTTGGATTATCTCAAATCAAGATACAATGAATATTTACCGAATGAATTGAATTGA
- a CDS encoding DUF421 domain-containing protein, whose protein sequence is MSWIYSADDPLWQTIVLTFILFLTIVLLTRIIGLRSFAKFTAYDFAFTIAIGSIVAGVLTSSTTFVHGAVAVASLLGLTFIFSQLQRKYPWLESVISNKPLMLMDGNQILDDNLAHARIERSQLMAKLREANVLNFDQVRAVVLESTGDISVLHTSDKADEVKLANEILDGVRKTV, encoded by the coding sequence ATGTCTTGGATTTACAGCGCAGATGATCCACTATGGCAAACCATAGTGTTAACCTTCATCCTTTTTCTTACCATCGTATTGCTTACCAGGATTATCGGCTTGCGGTCTTTTGCGAAGTTTACGGCCTACGATTTTGCATTTACCATCGCGATAGGTAGCATCGTCGCTGGCGTGCTCACTTCAAGTACAACATTTGTGCATGGTGCGGTAGCGGTGGCCAGCTTGCTGGGTTTGACCTTTATATTCTCGCAGTTGCAGCGCAAATATCCATGGCTTGAATCGGTTATTTCAAACAAGCCATTGATGCTTATGGACGGCAATCAAATACTTGACGATAATCTAGCGCATGCACGTATCGAGCGTTCTCAACTTATGGCAAAACTGCGTGAGGCAAACGTGCTCAACTTTGACCAGGTGCGTGCAGTGGTTCTTGAATCTACTGGCGACATTTCGGTTTTACACACTTCTGATAAAGCAGATGAGGTCAAACTTGCTAACGAGATCTTGGATGGCGTCCGCAAGACTGTATAG
- a CDS encoding TPM domain-containing protein: MRFYLNFLFLLSSFLLLSCNGFAQENEITTETAESDLSRNSSVYFPKSIGIVNDYNNLFTNKQKAELDQMLYYYEIETTRQIVVVSVNSIAPYDDIQQYATDLGSYWGVGQKESNNGLMIVVCKPCRSFGIATGLGTQEVLTDEICKTVIDETIIPAFKNGNFYKGIKDGVVELIEKWD, encoded by the coding sequence ATGAGATTCTACTTAAATTTTCTGTTTCTATTATCAAGTTTCTTACTTCTTTCCTGCAATGGGTTTGCTCAAGAAAATGAAATAACTACCGAGACGGCCGAGTCTGACCTTTCAAGAAATTCAAGCGTTTATTTCCCGAAATCCATTGGAATCGTGAATGATTACAACAATCTATTCACCAATAAACAAAAAGCCGAATTGGACCAAATGCTCTACTATTATGAGATAGAAACAACCAGGCAAATAGTTGTCGTTAGTGTTAATAGCATCGCACCTTATGACGATATACAGCAATATGCTACAGACCTAGGTAGTTATTGGGGCGTGGGTCAAAAAGAATCAAACAACGGCTTGATGATAGTAGTATGTAAACCATGCCGATCTTTTGGTATCGCTACAGGATTGGGAACTCAAGAAGTCTTGACAGATGAAATTTGCAAAACTGTTATAGACGAGACTATCATTCCAGCATTCAAAAACGGCAACTTTTATAAGGGAATTAAAGATGGAGTCGTGGAACTGATCGAGAAATGGGACTAG
- a CDS encoding DUF6503 family protein, whose product MKNTRLLIGFLAIAMLIACKPNTENEETTENTTAETSIDMDRYPADLQEVFENHGGLEKWRSMQSLTYTMPKPSGDEVHTIDLTSRKTLIETDAYQLGFDGDSLWLQQDEQAFDPARAEFYYNLMFYFYAMPFVLADDGIQYEQVRALEKDGTLYPGTKISYADNVGNSPEDNYIIYYDPDTKKMAWLAYTVTYGQDTTSEKYSFIHYNKWQDVNGLWLPELLTWYQVEDGQPTVPAGEPRAFNNVDIDASAMGDDFYSKPENATTVN is encoded by the coding sequence ATGAAAAATACCAGATTACTTATAGGATTTCTTGCCATCGCGATGCTCATCGCCTGCAAGCCTAATACCGAAAACGAAGAAACTACAGAAAACACCACTGCCGAAACCAGCATTGACATGGATCGCTATCCAGCAGATCTACAAGAGGTTTTTGAAAATCATGGCGGCCTTGAAAAGTGGCGCTCCATGCAAAGCCTGACCTACACCATGCCAAAACCTAGCGGCGATGAGGTACATACTATCGATTTAACGAGTCGCAAGACTTTGATAGAAACAGATGCTTACCAATTAGGTTTTGATGGCGATAGCCTGTGGCTGCAACAAGACGAGCAAGCTTTTGATCCAGCACGAGCCGAATTCTACTACAATCTCATGTTTTATTTCTATGCCATGCCTTTTGTTTTGGCAGATGATGGCATCCAATACGAGCAAGTGAGAGCGCTGGAAAAGGACGGCACGTTGTATCCAGGCACCAAGATCTCTTATGCAGACAATGTGGGCAACTCGCCAGAGGACAATTACATCATTTATTATGATCCAGATACCAAAAAGATGGCCTGGCTCGCCTACACGGTCACTTATGGTCAGGACACCACGTCAGAAAAGTACAGCTTCATACACTACAACAAATGGCAAGACGTGAACGGCCTGTGGTTGCCAGAGCTATTGACCTGGTATCAAGTAGAAGATGGCCAGCCTACCGTGCCTGCTGGTGAGCCGCGTGCTTTTAATAATGTGGATATCGATGCGTCTGCCATGGGCGATGATTTTTACAGCAAGCCAGAGAATGCGACTACCGTGAACTAG
- a CDS encoding DUF2971 domain-containing protein, translating to MKEELQIIQKFLSEFSKLVSTQADLSFPIEFYTEYKGQMKVVDAALIKNKEVLAIFEFKAGVVKINPQDFWDAIPPININYKFLVLSNGLDHYVLNVFTNALLSFDNSEDLLTHLLELPTVEEINETKESIASIIEKTVMEFEKEFVHHDHPLYEKLPDLVAHFKKEKIESSLRFDKNGQFYHLTKDIRDLTNFENQFFQLITEELEESETIYRYTTLETMFSTINHKSIRLNGIPGMNDLSEVDYVQSYRDKGFKLSDSAIDIDELNKRFILCSSSLEDDLMQWRLYGDDSKGACLVFKIKNTSRIPGLQLRKICYGIKVNGENYHPEIELINKIISDVKKQKKESFQFRALSIWKHFFKSYEYQPEKEVRLLLILARDKTIKGESILEEKLHSIQKMWCLTSSHKIVNPYIIINVDDDLLPIELTEIVLGNKSPEPVTNKKQIEQLLYENKLDNVSVNISKIDSYR from the coding sequence ATGAAAGAAGAGTTACAAATAATTCAAAAATTTCTAAGTGAATTTTCAAAATTAGTATCAACTCAAGCGGATCTAAGTTTCCCCATAGAATTTTATACGGAGTATAAAGGCCAAATGAAGGTTGTTGATGCTGCATTAATTAAAAACAAAGAGGTACTTGCCATTTTTGAGTTTAAGGCAGGTGTTGTTAAAATCAATCCACAAGATTTTTGGGACGCAATACCACCAATAAATATCAACTATAAATTCTTAGTTCTTTCTAATGGTTTGGATCACTATGTATTAAATGTTTTTACAAATGCACTTCTTAGCTTTGATAATTCTGAAGATTTATTAACCCATTTATTAGAACTACCCACTGTAGAAGAAATCAATGAAACAAAGGAAAGTATAGCTTCGATCATCGAAAAAACAGTCATGGAATTTGAAAAAGAATTTGTTCATCATGATCATCCTCTGTATGAAAAATTGCCTGATTTAGTTGCTCATTTCAAAAAGGAAAAAATTGAAAGTTCGCTACGATTCGATAAAAACGGTCAGTTCTATCACCTTACTAAAGACATAAGGGATTTAACCAATTTTGAAAATCAATTTTTTCAATTGATCACCGAGGAATTAGAGGAGTCTGAAACAATCTATAGATACACTACACTTGAAACAATGTTTTCGACTATCAATCACAAGAGTATTCGATTAAATGGTATTCCTGGAATGAATGATCTTTCTGAAGTTGATTACGTTCAATCGTATCGTGACAAAGGTTTTAAATTGTCTGACTCAGCTATAGACATTGACGAATTAAATAAAAGATTTATATTATGTAGTTCATCTTTGGAAGACGACTTGATGCAATGGAGATTGTACGGAGATGATTCTAAAGGAGCCTGTCTAGTTTTCAAGATTAAAAATACCTCGAGAATTCCTGGACTGCAATTACGAAAGATTTGTTACGGAATCAAAGTAAATGGAGAAAACTATCATCCTGAAATTGAATTGATAAACAAGATAATTAGCGACGTTAAGAAGCAAAAAAAAGAATCCTTTCAATTTAGAGCGTTATCAATTTGGAAGCATTTTTTCAAGTCTTACGAATATCAGCCAGAAAAAGAAGTGAGATTGTTATTAATTCTGGCTCGTGATAAAACTATTAAAGGAGAAAGTATACTTGAAGAGAAACTTCATTCAATACAAAAAATGTGGTGCTTAACAAGCTCTCATAAAATCGTTAATCCGTATATCATAATCAATGTTGATGACGATTTATTGCCGATAGAGCTAACCGAGATCGTTCTTGGTAACAAGAGCCCTGAACCAGTTACAAATAAGAAGCAGATTGAACAATTACTATATGAAAACAAGTTAGATAACGTTTCAGTAAACATTTCTAAAATTGATAGCTATCGCTGA